In one Diprion similis isolate iyDipSimi1 chromosome 6, iyDipSimi1.1, whole genome shotgun sequence genomic region, the following are encoded:
- the LOC124406855 gene encoding peroxisomal biogenesis factor 3 — translation MFSRLRGFLYRHRRKFVVSGILVGGVILATRYTQRKLREWQESETRIFIERTKRQQHFESTERTCNQTILSLANGLRDTVTSTLNTEAIVNKLRHGSNDKIALWNELKVLALARSAALIYSSTMLVATLRIQLNLMGGYMFRDSKNQNEQAKIDGAMQERYLSICEYFMSEGSVKLSLFIKEKVEETAASISLAQRLTLRDVEQIYWGITSSISADTERDPIKNLSSYVLPQNCEATGDKILSKIISETLDLLESEEVQSLVRSSVRTGFVMMVDHISEYFFDSSFSGQAKPGLDPFVAVPGPSSQSDSTEKPMDVCNTNGFLNLDKMSMPMAKLIPIVNGQVPAIPRVGDSPSLWVKQLILNDKLKTLGANVYEAFSF, via the coding sequence ATGTTTTCACGTTTGAGAGGATTTCTGTATCGTCATAGACGCAAATTCGTCGTCAGTGGCATCCTGGTCGGTGGCGTTATCCTCGCGACGAGGTATACCCAGAGAAAACTGAGGGAGTGGCAGGAGAGTGAAACAAGGATATTCATAGAGAGAACAAAAAGACAGCAGCATTTTGAGAGCACGGAAAGAACATGTAACCAAACAATATTGTCTCTTGCCAACGGCTTGCGGGACACCGTCACAAGTACCCTGAACACCGAAGCCATAGTGAATAAGCTTAGGCATGGCTCAAACGACAAAATAGCACTTTGGAATGAGCTGAAAGTTTTAGCCCTTGCTCGATCAGCGGCATTAATTTATTCCAGTACAATGCTGGTTGCGACATTGAGAATACAACTGAATCTGATGGGCGGCTACATGTTCAGGGACTCGAAAAATCAGAATGAGCAAGCAAAAATAGATGGGGCGATGCAGGAGAGATACCTATCAATATGCGAGTATTTCATGAGTGAAGGATCTGTCAAGCtcagtttatttataaaagaaaaagtcgaGGAGACCGCCGCCTCCATATCACTGGCACAACGACTCACCCTAAGAGATGTGGAGCAAATATATTGGGGAATAACATCATCCATATCTGCTGATACTGAGAGAGATCCGATAAAAAATCTAAGCTCCTACGTTCTGCCTCAAAATTGTGAGGCCACTGGGGATAAAATTCTGTCAAAAATAATATCCGAGACTTTGGATTTGCTTGAAAGCGAGGAAGTGCAATCCCTCGTTAGGTCAAGTGTTAGAACCGGTTTTGTCATGATGGTCGATCATAtctctgaatattttttcgactCTTCTTTCTCCGGTCAAGCCAAACCTGGTTTAGATCCTTTCGTCGCTGTTCCAGGCCCGTCGTCTCAAAGCGATTCGACTGAGAAGCCTATGGACGTTTGTAACACAAACGGCTTTCTCAATCTTGATAAAATGTCCATGCCTATGGCCAAGCTGATTCCCATAGTCAATGGACAAGTTCCGGCCATTCCAAGAGTGGGTGATAGCCCCTCGCTTTGGGTTAAACAGTTAATTTTAAACGATAAACTCAAGACTCTTGGAGCCAATGTCTACGAAGCATTCAGCTTTTGA
- the LOC124406856 gene encoding uncharacterized protein LOC124406856 produces the protein MWKFVSRGIRESLERRANCWTNLYPHTSQDGSGGGKSEVIKTSNVHKQVSIDHSISRYFNICRRFGAAGPDGDKSRGYRWNPKYSWVEAVEWSGLLALGLVVCQSLCIHRRLFGLDPESVWRRRISQAHDVGISKLLNGLLCFEPRHILPITNCVGNHSKSTDSQQSSDDSSWTSQKPYGPITIEEALRDAGDDFTRIHRIVMGEFEFQMGMKALEEKRHKEAVKHFSAGASLASSASMFNLAVCHEMGLGTSVNHKEAAKRYRAAAENGHADAMYNLGVFHAQGRGGLKVNMKMARELFTEAAKLGQPQAEHALSLEKASQQKIREQELTNDSTRCLPMDKTQMHINKSSYLPAQLIGL, from the exons ATGTGGAAATTTGTATCACGTGGAATTCGCGAGTCGTTGGAGCGACGGGCCAACTGTTGGACAAACTTATACCCACACACGTCGCAAGatggtagtggtggtggtaaAAGTGAGGTTATCAAAACTTCTAACGTACATAAACAAGTTTCCATCGATCATTCTATCTCGCGATACTTCAACATCTGTCGCCGATTCGGAGCGGCTGGACCTGACGGCGATAAGAGCCGCGGGTACCGTTGGAATCCAAAATATTCTTGGGTCGAGGCCGTCGAATGG TCTGGACTCCTGGCATTGGGCTTGGTGGTGTGCCAGTCGCTCTGTATTCATCGAAGACTTTTCGGTCTTGACCCCGAATCTGTGTGGCGTAGGAGAATATCTCAGGCACACGACGTCGGTATTTCCAAGTTGCTAAATGGACTTCTGTGCTTTGAACCTCGCCACATCTTGCCGATAACTAATTGCGTAGGAAATCATAGCAAGAGTACAGACAGTCAACAAAGCTCAGATGACTCTAGTTGGACTTCACAAAAACCTTATGGGCCAATCACTATTGAAGAG GCTCTTCGGGATGCAGGGGATGACTTCACAAGGATCCATCGAATAGTGATGGGGGAGTTTGAATTCCAGATGGGAATGAAGGCGCTGGAAGAAAAGCGCCACAAAGAGGctgtgaaacatttttctgctggtgcTAGCTTGGCGTCTTCAGCTAGCATGTTTAATCTGGCTGTATGCCATGAGATGGGACTGGGTACTTCGGTCAACCATAAAGAG GCTGCTAAACGATATCGAGCCGCTGCAGAAAATGGGCACGCTGATGCGATGTACAACTTAGGAGTTTTCCACGCTCAGGGTAGAGGTGGGTTGAAAGTGAACATGAAAATGGCACGAGAGCTATTTACAGAGGCTGCAAAACTGGGTCAACCTCAGGCTGAGCATGCGTTGAGCTTGGAAAAAGCAAGTCAACAGAAAATCCGTGAACAGGAATTGACAAATGATTCTACAAGGTGTTTGCCGATGGACAAAACTCAAATGCACATTAACAAGTCTAGCTATTTGCCGGCGCAGCTGATTGGCTTATGA